One genomic segment of Theobroma cacao cultivar B97-61/B2 chromosome 6, Criollo_cocoa_genome_V2, whole genome shotgun sequence includes these proteins:
- the LOC18597049 gene encoding cysteine-rich repeat secretory protein 38 isoform X1, with product MECSGRLLFYCSLILSLAALALADDPYFECGFVEDRGNYTANSSYQANLNRIVSQLSSLTEFNYGFFNLSAGESPDEVKAIALCTGDRTQDECNSCLHRTATELIQRCPWHKEATAWSEFCLVRYANRDIFGQLESEPRTCAFNTRKASNPVQFNDGLSELLNNLSNIAAAGGPLRKYAAGNATAGNLQTIYAAVQCTPDMDKQNCTHCLDDGKAEFLNCCYGRIGCRVLRPTCILRFESNPFYHTAVPLPSLPPSPTPPGPTTSPTSIGGGHQQNGRRGLIARCRFLYDSKLCLNVKLLRRFTYLCSKTVDICAVFFFCHLGLVTLLFSYMHISAAVFGSFC from the exons ATGGAGTGTTCAGGACGACTCCTGTTTTATTGTTCACTTATCCTATCCCTTGCTGCTCTTGCCCTCGCAGATGATCCTTATTTTGAGTGTGGATTCGTTGAGGACAGAGGCAACTACACCGCAAACAGCAGTTACCAGGCCAACCTAAACCGCATCGTTTCCCAACTTTCCTCTCTTACAGAATTCAATTACGGATTCTTCAATCTGTCTGCAGGTGAAAGCCCTGACGAAGTTAAAGCAATCGCACTATGCACGGGGGACAGAACCCAGGATGAATGCAACAGTTGCCTTCACCGCACCGCAACCGAGCTCATACAGCGCTGCCCCTGGCACAAGGAGGCGACCGCATGGTCAGAATTTTGCCTGGTGCGGTACGCCAACCGAGACATCTTTGGACAACTGGAAAGCGAGCCCCGTACTTGTGCCTTCAACACAAGGAAAGCATCCAACCCTGTGCAGTTCAATGATGGATTAAGTGAACTATTGAATAATCTGAGCAACATAGCTGCAGCCGGGGGTCCACTTCGCAAGTATGCAGCTGGTAATGCAACAGCTGGTAACTTGCAAACGATATATGCTGCGGTGCAGTGTACTCCTGATATGGACAAGCAAAATTGTACTCATTGTCTAGATGACGGAAAGGCAGAGTTTTTAAACTGTTGCTATGGAAGGATAGGATGCAGGGTCCTTAGACCAACTTGTATCTTGAGGTTTGAGTCTAACCCCTTTTATCACACTGCAGTTCCTCTACCGTCACTGCCACCATCTCCAACACCACCTGGTCCAACTACTTCTCCAACGTCAATAGGAG GCGGCCACCAACAGAATGGAAGAAGGGGGCTCATCGCACGGTGTCGTTTTCTTTATGATTCAAAGTTGTGTCTAAACGTTAAGTTGTTACGTCGTTTTACTTACTTATGTAGTAAAACGGTGGATATATGTGCCGTTTTCTTCTTCTGTCATTTGGGTCTTGTTACCttacttttttcttatatGCACATTAGTGCTGCCGTTTTTGGGTCTTTCTGTTGA
- the LOC18597049 gene encoding cysteine-rich receptor-like protein kinase 29 isoform X2, translated as MECSGRLLFYCSLILSLAALALADDPYFECGFVEDRGNYTANSSYQANLNRIVSQLSSLTEFNYGFFNLSAGESPDEVKAIALCTGDRTQDECNSCLHRTATELIQRCPWHKEATAWSEFCLVRYANRDIFGQLESEPRTCAFNTRKASNPVQFNDGLSELLNNLSNIAAAGGPLRKYAAGNATAGNLQTIYAAVQCTPDMDKQNCTHCLDDGKAEFLNCCYGRIGCRVLRPTCILRFESNPFYHTAVPLPSLPPSPTPPGPTTSPTSIGG; from the exons ATGGAGTGTTCAGGACGACTCCTGTTTTATTGTTCACTTATCCTATCCCTTGCTGCTCTTGCCCTCGCAGATGATCCTTATTTTGAGTGTGGATTCGTTGAGGACAGAGGCAACTACACCGCAAACAGCAGTTACCAGGCCAACCTAAACCGCATCGTTTCCCAACTTTCCTCTCTTACAGAATTCAATTACGGATTCTTCAATCTGTCTGCAGGTGAAAGCCCTGACGAAGTTAAAGCAATCGCACTATGCACGGGGGACAGAACCCAGGATGAATGCAACAGTTGCCTTCACCGCACCGCAACCGAGCTCATACAGCGCTGCCCCTGGCACAAGGAGGCGACCGCATGGTCAGAATTTTGCCTGGTGCGGTACGCCAACCGAGACATCTTTGGACAACTGGAAAGCGAGCCCCGTACTTGTGCCTTCAACACAAGGAAAGCATCCAACCCTGTGCAGTTCAATGATGGATTAAGTGAACTATTGAATAATCTGAGCAACATAGCTGCAGCCGGGGGTCCACTTCGCAAGTATGCAGCTGGTAATGCAACAGCTGGTAACTTGCAAACGATATATGCTGCGGTGCAGTGTACTCCTGATATGGACAAGCAAAATTGTACTCATTGTCTAGATGACGGAAAGGCAGAGTTTTTAAACTGTTGCTATGGAAGGATAGGATGCAGGGTCCTTAGACCAACTTGTATCTTGAGGTTTGAGTCTAACCCCTTTTATCACACTGCAGTTCCTCTACCGTCACTGCCACCATCTCCAACACCACCTGGTCCAACTACTTCTCCAACGTCAATAGGAG GTTAG